One genomic window of Staphylococcus hsinchuensis includes the following:
- a CDS encoding serine protease gives MKKTLAGLTCSLTLLLPLAANNASAHAETNSQDTQQQSTQTQQKTNDTEQTPQVINEVILPNEDRHQITNTTSGHYQSIGFINAGQNIASGVVIDDNTVLTNKHVANLSDNLTFAPAAKDSATYPYGKFTEKDVQAYPGDSDLVLVHFNKNSKGQSLGDVVQPASIQDASTASKGDAMTVTGYPGDKPMATMWESKGKIIENQGTELTYGASTFGGNSGSPVFNSNNQLIGLHHGGVDGQTNNAVAMTGDVLQFINNNKY, from the coding sequence ATGAAAAAAACGCTTGCGGGTCTTACATGCTCGTTAACTTTATTATTGCCGTTAGCCGCAAATAACGCTTCAGCACATGCAGAAACAAATTCACAAGATACGCAACAACAATCGACACAAACACAACAAAAGACAAATGATACTGAGCAAACACCACAAGTTATCAATGAAGTTATTTTACCGAACGAAGATCGTCATCAAATTACGAATACAACATCAGGACATTATCAATCAATTGGTTTTATTAACGCAGGACAAAACATTGCTTCAGGTGTCGTAATAGATGACAATACAGTGTTAACAAATAAACACGTAGCGAATCTTTCAGATAATTTGACTTTCGCACCTGCAGCTAAAGATAGTGCTACATACCCATATGGAAAATTCACTGAGAAAGACGTGCAAGCTTATCCAGGTGATTCAGATTTAGTGCTTGTACACTTTAATAAAAATTCTAAAGGTCAATCTTTAGGTGACGTGGTACAACCAGCTTCAATTCAAGATGCTTCAACTGCTAGCAAGGGCGATGCTATGACTGTTACTGGTTATCCAGGTGATAAACCAATGGCTACGATGTGGGAAAGTAAAGGTAAGATTATTGAAAATCAAGGCACAGAATTAACATATGGTGCAAGTACGTTTGGAGGAAATTCAGGTTCTCCTGTATTTAATAGTAATAACCAATTAATCGGTCTTCATCATGGTGGCGTTGATGGACAAACAAATAACGCTGTGGCTATGACTGGAGATGTACTACAGTTTATTAACAACAATAAATACTAA
- a CDS encoding fructosamine kinase family protein codes for MAQLWEEQLPLNNIKSIRPVAGGDVNEAFKVNTSDETYFLLVQRQRKSSFYDVEIAGLELFEKANITAPRVIKSGEINEDAYLLLTFLEEGTTGSQEALGELVAKLHSVQQPDNKFGFDLPHEGGDISFDNTWTESWVTLFVERRLDHLRDELVRKGLWADVDVETYEQVRSRIVEELSNKRSKPSLLHGDLWGGNYMFLNDGSPALFDPAPFYGDREFDLGITTVFGGFTESFYETYDKHFPLGDGAQKRLEFYRLYLLMVHLVKFGAMYDSSVRRSMQQIITDFPRG; via the coding sequence ATGGCACAATTATGGGAAGAACAACTTCCATTAAATAATATTAAATCGATTAGGCCAGTAGCTGGTGGTGATGTCAATGAAGCATTTAAAGTTAACACATCAGATGAAACATACTTTCTACTCGTACAACGTCAGAGAAAATCATCTTTCTACGATGTTGAAATAGCAGGTTTGGAACTGTTTGAGAAAGCAAATATCACTGCACCTCGTGTCATAAAAAGTGGAGAGATCAACGAAGATGCCTATTTATTATTAACTTTCTTAGAAGAAGGTACGACCGGGAGCCAAGAAGCATTAGGGGAACTTGTCGCGAAGCTACATAGCGTGCAACAACCTGATAATAAGTTCGGATTTGATTTACCACATGAAGGTGGCGATATTTCATTTGATAATACGTGGACTGAATCATGGGTAACATTATTTGTTGAACGTCGATTAGACCATTTGCGCGATGAATTGGTTAGAAAAGGCTTGTGGGCAGATGTTGATGTAGAAACGTACGAACAAGTACGCTCACGAATTGTTGAAGAATTAAGTAATAAACGTAGTAAACCCTCACTCTTACATGGTGATTTATGGGGAGGGAATTATATGTTCCTAAATGATGGCTCTCCAGCGTTATTCGATCCAGCCCCATTTTATGGTGATAGAGAGTTTGATCTAGGTATTACAACTGTGTTCGGAGGCTTTACAGAATCATTCTACGAGACATATGATAAACACTTTCCATTGGGAGATGGTGCACAAAAACGTTTAGAATTTTACAGATTATATTTATTGATGGTGCATTTAGTTAAATTTGGTGCGATGTATGATAGTAGTGTACGTCGTTCGATGCAACAAATTATAACTGATTTCCCTCGTGGATAG
- a CDS encoding quinone-dependent dihydroorotate dehydrogenase: MYKIIKPFLFKYEPEQAHGKTLDALKFVQHYSQLLPLIKKMYHYDHPSLQQNLNNIEFRNPIGLAAGFDKSCEVPKALENAGFGAIELGGITPKPQHGNPKPRMFRLVEDQALINRMGFNNLGMNKALSNLRKYHYDIPVGLNVGVNKVTPYEERYQDYIKVMETFKHDVTFFTVNISSPNTENLQKFHDKSEFSQLCEAIQNFRQRTELSVPIFIKLTSDLKLEDLGRMLDHIVETFDGIILANTTQQRDGLSSDHRQESGGLSGKPLFERNLKMINYAYKYTKGQFLIIGTGGIFTSEDVIKMLRNGASLVQIYSSLVYEGPGLTKKLNKSLAQYLESNGYQNVSEIIGLDVE, encoded by the coding sequence ATGTATAAAATCATCAAACCTTTTTTATTTAAATATGAACCTGAACAAGCACATGGTAAAACTTTAGATGCTTTAAAATTTGTCCAACATTATTCACAACTCTTACCATTAATTAAAAAAATGTACCACTATGACCATCCGAGTTTACAACAAAATTTAAATAACATTGAGTTTCGTAACCCTATTGGATTGGCAGCGGGATTCGATAAATCATGTGAAGTGCCTAAAGCTTTGGAAAACGCTGGTTTCGGCGCAATAGAATTAGGCGGTATCACACCAAAACCTCAACATGGGAACCCTAAACCAAGAATGTTCCGTCTCGTAGAAGACCAAGCGCTTATCAACCGTATGGGCTTTAACAACTTAGGAATGAATAAAGCGTTAAGTAATTTACGTAAATACCACTATGACATCCCAGTCGGATTAAATGTCGGCGTAAATAAAGTTACACCTTACGAAGAGCGTTATCAAGATTACATTAAAGTAATGGAGACGTTTAAACACGATGTAACCTTCTTTACTGTTAATATTAGTTCACCTAATACAGAAAATCTTCAAAAGTTCCATGATAAAAGTGAATTCTCACAACTATGTGAAGCCATTCAGAACTTCAGACAAAGAACAGAACTTTCTGTTCCAATCTTTATTAAGTTAACTTCAGACTTAAAACTTGAAGATCTAGGACGTATGCTCGACCATATCGTCGAAACATTTGATGGTATCATATTGGCCAATACAACTCAGCAACGAGACGGTTTAAGCTCTGATCATCGCCAAGAATCTGGTGGGCTTAGTGGTAAACCTCTATTTGAACGTAATTTAAAAATGATAAATTACGCGTACAAATATACAAAAGGCCAATTCTTAATCATTGGTACTGGTGGTATTTTCACTAGTGAAGACGTAATAAAAATGTTAAGAAACGGTGCATCACTTGTGCAAATATATAGTTCTCTCGTTTATGAAGGACCTGGTTTAACTAAAAAATTAAATAAATCACTTGCACAATATTTAGAGTCAAACGGATACCAAAATGTTAGCGAAATTATCGGTCTAGATGTTGAGTAA
- a CDS encoding universal stress protein: MYENILLAYDFDNKFNNVPAELERLTSASDDSQITIFNVISESELETSVRYKNVHFEELVEEKKEQLKPFIDELKSRDLNVSVKFKSGYIKQSILEEINENNYDVIVMSNKRARPNIKNVLGNVTHKIANSANIPVLIIK, translated from the coding sequence ATGTATGAAAATATATTACTAGCCTATGATTTCGATAATAAGTTCAATAACGTCCCTGCAGAGCTTGAACGTCTCACTTCAGCCTCTGACGACTCACAAATTACTATATTTAATGTTATAAGTGAGAGTGAATTAGAAACATCTGTACGCTATAAAAATGTACATTTCGAAGAGCTTGTTGAAGAGAAAAAAGAACAGCTCAAACCTTTTATTGACGAATTAAAATCTCGTGATTTAAATGTCTCAGTTAAATTCAAATCAGGTTATATTAAGCAATCTATTTTAGAAGAAATTAACGAAAACAATTACGATGTCATTGTGATGAGTAATAAACGCGCACGTCCCAATATAAAAAATGTACTGGGTAATGTAACACATAAAATTGCAAATAGTGCTAACATCCCAGTACTTATCATTAAATAA
- a CDS encoding VOC family protein, which translates to MEIQSAWLNLPVKDLEASEKFFEEIGFTIKKQEGVIDKMRGIETVDNKVIMLIEQSQFEKVARLNEIGKNEALVSISVKTNEQVDELLELVERAGGKVLEKGTVHEGFYGGLFSDVDEHLFNVIAM; encoded by the coding sequence ATGGAAATACAATCAGCTTGGCTTAACTTACCTGTAAAAGATTTAGAGGCGAGTGAAAAGTTTTTTGAGGAAATTGGTTTTACAATTAAGAAACAAGAAGGCGTAATCGATAAAATGAGAGGCATTGAGACGGTAGATAACAAAGTGATAATGCTGATCGAACAAAGTCAATTTGAAAAAGTAGCACGTTTAAATGAAATCGGTAAAAATGAAGCACTCGTTTCAATTTCAGTTAAAACAAACGAACAAGTAGATGAATTGTTAGAACTTGTAGAACGTGCGGGTGGTAAAGTATTAGAGAAAGGAACTGTACACGAAGGTTTCTATGGCGGCTTATTTAGTGATGTTGATGAGCATTTATTTAATGTGATTGCAATGTAA
- a CDS encoding APC family permease has protein sequence MQKIFTKEDPSVYKGKDAHLDRTLHVKDFISLGVGTIVSTSIFTLPGVVAADHTGPAVALSFIFAAIVAALVSFAYAEMSSSMPYAGSAYSWINVLFGEVFGWIAGWALLAEYFIAVAFVASGFSANLRGLISPLGIKLPKSLANTFGTDGGVIDITAAIVIILTGLLLAKGTTSTARIENILVVLKVLAVLLFIVVGLTVININNYVPFIPEHRMTKAGSFGGWQGIYAGVSMIFLAYIGFDSIAANSAEAVNPQKTMPRGILGSLAIAVILFVAVALVLVGMFKYSDYAGNAEPVGWALRQSGFGVVAAIVQAISVIGMFTALIGMMMAGSRLLYSFGRDGLLPSWLGGLNKNNLPNRSLVILTIIAVIIGSMFPFSFLAQLISAGTLVAFMFVSIAMFALRPRQGKDLPVPQFKMPLYPVLPIISFICVAVVFWGLSGEAKLYTLIWFIFGLLIYFIYGVRHSKKHKA, from the coding sequence ATGCAAAAGATATTTACCAAAGAAGATCCTTCCGTTTATAAAGGGAAAGACGCACACTTAGATCGTACTTTACACGTTAAGGATTTTATTTCTTTAGGTGTGGGTACAATTGTTTCAACATCTATCTTCACATTACCGGGGGTTGTTGCAGCTGATCATACAGGTCCTGCTGTAGCATTATCCTTCATTTTCGCAGCGATTGTTGCTGCACTCGTTTCGTTTGCATATGCTGAGATGTCATCATCCATGCCGTATGCTGGATCCGCATATTCTTGGATCAATGTATTATTTGGGGAAGTGTTTGGCTGGATTGCAGGTTGGGCATTATTAGCCGAGTATTTTATAGCTGTGGCATTTGTAGCATCTGGATTTTCCGCAAACTTACGAGGTTTGATATCGCCATTAGGTATCAAATTACCTAAGTCATTAGCAAATACTTTTGGGACAGATGGTGGTGTCATCGACATTACTGCCGCAATCGTTATTATTTTAACGGGATTATTATTAGCTAAAGGGACAACTTCTACAGCTCGTATCGAAAATATTCTCGTAGTACTTAAAGTATTAGCAGTTTTATTATTTATCGTTGTAGGTTTAACAGTGATTAATATAAATAACTACGTGCCATTTATACCTGAACACCGTATGACGAAAGCAGGATCATTTGGTGGATGGCAAGGTATATACGCTGGGGTTTCAATGATTTTCTTAGCGTATATCGGATTTGACTCAATTGCTGCAAACTCTGCAGAAGCTGTAAATCCGCAAAAAACAATGCCTAGAGGTATTTTAGGTTCACTAGCAATTGCGGTCATACTATTTGTTGCCGTGGCACTCGTGCTCGTTGGGATGTTTAAATACTCAGACTATGCTGGAAACGCAGAACCAGTAGGTTGGGCTTTACGACAAAGTGGCTTTGGCGTTGTTGCCGCAATTGTTCAAGCAATCTCAGTCATCGGTATGTTTACCGCACTTATAGGTATGATGATGGCAGGTTCTCGTCTGTTGTACTCATTCGGTCGTGATGGCTTATTACCTTCTTGGTTAGGTGGTTTAAATAAAAATAACTTACCTAACAGATCATTAGTCATATTAACAATCATTGCAGTAATCATCGGATCAATGTTCCCGTTCTCATTCTTAGCACAACTTATTTCAGCAGGAACACTTGTGGCGTTTATGTTTGTATCTATTGCAATGTTTGCTTTAAGACCAAGACAAGGGAAAGATTTACCCGTTCCACAATTTAAAATGCCACTCTATCCAGTGTTACCAATTATTTCGTTTATCTGTGTAGCGGTTGTATTTTGGGGATTAAGTGGAGAAGCAAAACTTTACACCCTTATTTGGTTCATATTTGGACTATTAATATATTTCATTTACGGTGTAAGACATTCAAAAAAACATAAAGCATAA
- a CDS encoding thioesterase family protein: MSNEFIYRNTVQPNWIDHNNHMHDAQYYSVFSDAVVDFFRSIDFSISYRQNQEITIFSIEAHVSFLNELLLNETFYIKSHLYDYDEKRVHLFLTMYNEHDERAATYEVMMMAVNNRTRRSATFPDEIYEKIINYYNQQPDFEIPKQLGHIIGIPRNK, encoded by the coding sequence ATGTCTAACGAATTTATTTACAGAAATACAGTCCAACCTAATTGGATTGATCATAACAACCATATGCACGATGCACAGTATTACTCAGTTTTTAGTGATGCAGTCGTGGATTTCTTCCGATCTATAGATTTTTCAATTTCCTATAGACAAAACCAAGAAATTACAATTTTTAGTATAGAGGCTCATGTCTCTTTCCTAAATGAATTACTACTAAATGAAACATTTTATATTAAGTCTCATTTATATGATTACGATGAGAAACGAGTACATTTATTTTTAACGATGTATAATGAACACGATGAACGGGCTGCAACTTATGAAGTGATGATGATGGCTGTTAATAATCGTACACGCCGCAGTGCTACTTTCCCAGATGAAATATATGAAAAAATTATTAATTATTATAATCAACAACCGGATTTTGAAA